Proteins encoded by one window of Vigna radiata var. radiata cultivar VC1973A chromosome 5, Vradiata_ver6, whole genome shotgun sequence:
- the LOC106760924 gene encoding nudix hydrolase 16, mitochondrial-like isoform X2 gives MMAELVARTGRHQQRYEHGYRLIAGCVPFRYRDGNGCGDSSEKTVEVLMINSTSGPGLLFPKGGWENDETVEEAAVREAIEEAGVRGDLMHFLGYYEFRSKTLQDECSPEGLCKAAMFALFVKEELESWPEQSTRKRSWLAVSEALGSCRHAWMRDALECFCKWHEECNGGSRLH, from the exons ATGATGGCTGAATTGGTGGCCCGAACGGGTCGGCATCAGCAGCGATACGAACATGGGTATCGACTAATCGCAGG GTGTGTTCCATTTAGATATAGAGACGGCAATGGCTGTGGGGATTCTTCTGAAAAGACTGTCGAAGTGCTTATGATTAATTCAACCAGTGGACCAGGTCTTTTATTTCCGAAG GGAGGTTGGGAGAATGATGAAACTGTTGAGGAGGCTGCTGTAAGAGAAGCTATTGAAGAAGCGGGAGTTCGAGGAGATCTAATG CATTTTCTTGGGTACTATGAATTTAGGAGTAAGACCCTCCAAGATGAGTGCAGTCCAGAAGGTTTATGTAAAGCAGCAATGTTTGCATTGTTTGTGAAAGAGGAACTTGAGTCATGGCCGGAGCAAAGCACAAGAAAAAGGAGTTGGTTAGCTGTATCTGAGGCACTGGGAAGCTGCCGGCATGCATGGATGAGGGATGCCCTGGAATGCTTCTGTAAATGGCATGAGGAGTGCAATGGAGGATCGAGACTGCACTAG
- the LOC106760924 gene encoding nudix hydrolase 16, mitochondrial-like isoform X1, producing MMAELVARTGRHQQRYEHGYRLIAGCVPFRYRDGNGCGDSSEKTVEVLMINSTSGPGLLFPKCGFALLLKGGWENDETVEEAAVREAIEEAGVRGDLMHFLGYYEFRSKTLQDECSPEGLCKAAMFALFVKEELESWPEQSTRKRSWLAVSEALGSCRHAWMRDALECFCKWHEECNGGSRLH from the exons ATGATGGCTGAATTGGTGGCCCGAACGGGTCGGCATCAGCAGCGATACGAACATGGGTATCGACTAATCGCAGG GTGTGTTCCATTTAGATATAGAGACGGCAATGGCTGTGGGGATTCTTCTGAAAAGACTGTCGAAGTGCTTATGATTAATTCAACCAGTGGACCAGGTCTTTTATTTCCGAAG TGTGGTTTTGCTTTGCTATTGAAGGGAGGTTGGGAGAATGATGAAACTGTTGAGGAGGCTGCTGTAAGAGAAGCTATTGAAGAAGCGGGAGTTCGAGGAGATCTAATG CATTTTCTTGGGTACTATGAATTTAGGAGTAAGACCCTCCAAGATGAGTGCAGTCCAGAAGGTTTATGTAAAGCAGCAATGTTTGCATTGTTTGTGAAAGAGGAACTTGAGTCATGGCCGGAGCAAAGCACAAGAAAAAGGAGTTGGTTAGCTGTATCTGAGGCACTGGGAAGCTGCCGGCATGCATGGATGAGGGATGCCCTGGAATGCTTCTGTAAATGGCATGAGGAGTGCAATGGAGGATCGAGACTGCACTAG
- the LOC106761977 gene encoding E3 ubiquitin-protein ligase KEG, with the protein MKIPCCPVCQTRYNEEERVPLLLQCGHGYCRECLSRMFAPSSDATLACPKCRHVSTVGNSVQALRKNYAVLALVHSTTAAANGVGGGGGGENFDWDYTDEEEEEDAGGEEDEDDEKRRRNSRESQASSSGGCEPVIEVGGGAHQDLKLVRRIGEGRRAGVEMWMAVISGGGGVEGGRRCRHSVAVKKVTVVEGMDLDWVQGKLEDLRRASMWCRNVCTFHGTMRVEDSLCLVMDKCYGSVQSEMQRNEGRLTLEQVLRYGADIARGVVELHAAGVVCMNLKPSNLLLDANGHAVVSDYGLATILKKPSCWKARPECDSVKIHSCMECIMLSPHYTAPEAWEPVKKSLNLFWDDGIGISSESDAWSFGCTLVEMCTGSIPWAGLSAEEIYRAVVKAKKLPPQYASVVGGGIPRELWKMIGECLQFKPSKRPTFSAMLAIFLRHLQEIPRSPPASPDNGLDNKGSVSNVIEPSPVPELEVPQENPNHLHQLVSEGDTAGVRDLLAKAVLENGSNYLTSLLEAQNAHGQTALHLACRRGSAELVETILEYREANVDVLDKDGDPPLVFALAAGSLECVCSLMKRNANVQSRLRDGIGPSVAHVCAYHGQPDCMRELLLAGADPNAVDEEGESVLHRAISKKYTDCALVILENGGCKSMSIVNSKNLTPLHLCVATWNVAVVKRWAEVATSDEIAEAIDIPSPIGTALCMAAASKKDHEKEGRELVQILLAAGADPSAQDSQNGRTALHTAAMTNDVDLVQVILAAGVDVNIRNVHNSIPLHLALARGAKACVGLLLAAGADYNLQDDDGDNAFHIAAETAKMIRENMNWLIIMLMNPDADIEVRNHSGKTLRDILEALPREWISEDLMEALSNRGVHLSPTSFEVGEWVKFKKSVTTPTHGWQGANPQSVGFVQSVPDKDNLVVSFCSGEVHLLANEVIKVIPLDRGQHVQLKEDVKEPRFGWRGQSRDSIGTVLCVDDDGILRVGFPGASRGWKADPAEMERVEEFKVGDWVRIRPTLTSAKHGLGSVTPGSIGIVYCIRPDSSLLVELSYLPNPWHCEPEEVEHVAPFRIGDRVCVKRSVAEPRYAWGGETHHSVGRISEIENDGLLIIEIPNRPIPWQADPSDMEKVEDFKVGDWVRVKASVSSPKYGWEDITRNSIGVIHGLDEDGDMIVAFCFRSKPFSCSVTDVEKVPPFEVGQEIHVIASVTQPRLGWSNESPATVGKVVRIDMDGALNVRVTGRQSLWKVSPGDAERLPGFEVGDWVRSKPSLGTRPSYDWNSVGRESLAVVHSVQDSGYLELACCFRKGKWITHYTDVERVPSFKVGQYVRFRTGLVEPRWGWRGARPESQGVITSIHADGEVRVAFFGLPELWRGDPSDLEIEQIFEVGEWVRLTENANNWKSIGPGSVGVVQGIGYEGDELDRSIFVGFCGEQEKWVGPTSHLERFDKLFVGQKVRVKQYVKQPRFGWSGHTHASLGTIQAIDADGKLRIYTPAGSRTWMLDPSEVEVIEEKELCIGDWVRVKASVSTPTHHWGEVSHSSIGVVHRMEDEDLWVAFCFMERLWLCKAWEMERVRPFKVGDKVRIRDGLVNPRWGWGMETHASKGEVVGVDANGKLRIKFRWREGRPWIGDPADLALDED; encoded by the exons atgaaaATCCCGTGTTGTCCGGTTTGCCAAACGCGTTACAACGAGGAGGAGAGAGTTCCTCTTCTGCTCCAATGCGGCCACGGATACTGCAGAGAGTGTCTCTCTAGAATGTTCGCTCCCTCTTCGGACGCTACGCTGGCGTGTCCCAAGTGCCGACACGTGTCCACCGTGGGGAACTCTGTGCAGGCGCTGCGGAAGAATTACGCGGTGCTCGCGCTGGTCCACTCCACGACTGCCGCCGCCAACGGCGTCGGGGGTGGAGGGGGAGGGGAGAATTTCGACTGGGACTACACCGacgaggaggaggaggaggacgCTGGAGGGGAGGAGGATGAGGACGACGAGAAGCGGCGACGGAACAGCCGCGAGTCGCAGGCGTCGAGCTCTGGCGGGTGCGAGCCGGTGATCGAGGTCGGTGGCGGCGCGCACCAGGACCTGAAGTTGGTGCGGCGGATTGGAGAGGGGAGGAGGGCGGGAGTGGAGATGTGGATGGCGGTGATCAGCGGTGGCGGTGGTGTGGAAGGGGGACGGAGGTGCCGCCACAGCGTGGCGGTGAAGAAGGTGACTGTGGTGGAGGGGATGGATTTGGATTGGGTTCAGGGAAAGTTGGAGGATTTGCGCAGGGCTTCGATGTGGTGTAGGAATGTGTGCACTTTCCATGGGACAATGAGGGTGGAGGACAGTTTGTGCCTCGTGATGGATAAGTGCTATGGATCGGTTCAGTCCGAGATGCAGCGCAATGAGGGAAGGCTCACTTTGGAACAAGTCCTaag ATACGGGGCTGACATTGCCCGAGGGGTCGTTGAACTTCATGCTGCAGGCGTTGTTTGCATGAATTTAAAACCATCCAATCTTCTTCTTGACGCAAATGGTCACGCCGTGGTTTCTGATTATGGACTTGCTACAATTCTGAAGAAGCCTTCATGTTGGAAGGCACGACCAGAGTGTGACTCTGTGAAGATCCATTCCTGTATGGAATGTATAATGCTCAGCCCACATTATACAGCACCGGAGGCTTGGGAACCTGTGAAGAAGTCGTTAAATTTGTTTTGGGATGATGGAATAGGTATATCTTCCGAATCAGATGCCTGGAGTTTTGGTTGTACATTGGTGGAGATGTGCACGGGTTCCATTCC TTGGGCAGGTTTAAGTGCAGAGGAAATCTATCGAGCTGTTGTTAAAGCTAAGAAACTGCCTCCACAGTATGCTAGTGTGGTTGGAGGTGGAATTCCGAGGGAATTGTGGAAGATGATTGGAGAGTGCTTGCAATTCAAGCCATCTAAAAGGCCTACTTTTAGTGCTATGCTGGCAATATTTCTCCGTCATTTGCAGGAAATACCACGCAGCCCTCCTGCAAGCCCTGATAA TGGCTTAGATAATAAGGGCTCTGTATCAAATGTGATCGAGCCTTCACCTGTACCTGAATTGGAAGTTCCTCAGGAAAACCCTAACCATCTTCACCAACTTGTGTCTGAAGGAGATACTGCAGGTGTTAG AGATCTTCTTGCAAAGGCTGTATTAGAAAATGGCAGCAACTACCTAACTTCGTTATTGGAAGCACAAAATGCTCATGGACAAACAGCTCTCCACTTAGCTTGTAGACGGGGCAGTGCAGAACTTGTCGAGACAATTTTGGAGTATAGAGAAGCAAATGTTGATGTATTGGACAAAGATGGAGATCCTCCTCTTGTTTTTGCATTAGCAGCTGGGTCCCTAGAATGTGTTTGTAGCCTTATGAAAAGAAATGCTAATGTGCAGTCAAGATTGAGAGACGGTATTGGTCCATCTGTAGCTCACGTTTGTGCCTATCATGGCCAGCCAGATTGTATGCGA GAATTACTATTAGCCGGAGCTGATCCTAATGCGGTGGATGAAGAAGGTGAATCTGTTCTGCATAGAGCAATTTCCAAGAAGTACACGGACTGTGCACTTGTAATATTGGAGAATGGAGGATGTAAATCAATGTCCATCGTGAATTCAAAGAACCTGAC ACCACTGCACTTGTGTGTGGCAACATGGAATGTTGCTGTTGTGAAGAGATGGGCAGAAGTTGCAACTTCTGATGAGATTGCTGAAGCAATTGACATACCAAGCCCTATTGGCACTGCATTGTGCATGGCAGCTGCTTCTAAGAAAGACCATGAGAAAG AGGGCAGAGAACTGGTGCAGATACTGCTTGCAGCTGGAGCTGATCCCTCTGCTCAAGATTCACAAAATGGGAGGACAGCATTGCATACAGCTGCTATGACTAATGATGTCGACTTGGTTCAG GTTATTCTGGCTGCTGGGGTTGATGTGAACATTCGCAATGTGCACAACAGTATTCCTCTTCACTTGGCCTTAGCTAGGGGTGCTAAGGCATGTGTTGGACTGCTTCTAGCTGCTGGAGCAGATTATAATTTGCAG GATGACGACGGTGACAATGCTTTCCATATAGCAGCTGAGACAGCAAAAATGATTCGTGAAAATATGAACTGGCTTATTATTATGCTAATGAATCCTGATGCTGATATTGAAGTCAGAAACCACAG TGGCAAGACGCTACGTGACATTTTGGAGGCGCTCCCCCGAGAATGGATATCCGAAGATCTGATGGAAGCACTCTCAAATAGGGGAGTTCATTTGTCTCCTACATC ATTTGAAGTGGGAGAGTGGGTGAAGTTTAAAAAATCTGTCACAACTCCAACACATGGATGGCAAGGTGCTAATCCACAAAGTGTTGGTTTTGTGCAAAGTGTTCCAGACAAAGATAATCTCGTTGTTTCATTTTGTTCTGGAGAGGTTCATCTTCTGGCAAATGAAGTTATAAAAGTCATTCCATTGGACAGGGGACAACATGTACAACTGAAAGAAGATGTAAAAGAGCCTAG ATTCGGTTGGCGTGGGCAGTCACGTGACAGCATTGGGACAGTATTATGTGTTGATGATGATGGAATTCTCCGTGTTGGGTTTCCCGGAGCATCTAGAGGATGGAAGGCTGACCCAGCAGAGATGGAACGTGTTGAAGAATTCAAGGTTGGAGACTGGGTTCGCATTCGTCCAACTCTTACATCTGCAAAGCATGGACTAGGATCTGTGACTCCAGGAAGCATTGGCATTGTATATTGTATACGGCCAGACAGCAGTCTGTTAGTAGAACTGAGTTATCTTCCAAATCCATGGCATTGTGAGCCAGAGGAGGTTGAGCATGTTGCTCCTTTTAGG ATTGGTGATCGGGTATGCGTGAAACGGTCTGTTGCAGAACCTAGATATGCTTGGGGTGGTGAGACACATCATAGTGTTGGAAGAATAAGCGAGATTGAGAATGATGGTCTCTTAATTATAGAAATACCAAATCGACCCATACCATGGCAAGCTGATCCCTCGGATATGGAGAAGGTGGAAGATTTCAAG GTTGGAGATTGGGTAAGAGTGAAAGCTTCAGTGTCTTCTCCAAAATATGGATGGGAAGATATTACAAGGAATAGCATTGGTGTAATTCATGGCCTCGATGAGGATGGTGATATGATTGTTGCTTTTTGCTTCAGAAGTAAGCCTTTCTCTTGCTCAGTCACTGATGTGGAGAAAGTTCCTCCATTTGAGGTGGGACAAGAAATTCATGTGATTGCATCAGTTACTCAGCCTCGTCTTGGGTGGTCAAATGAATCACCAGCTACCGTTGGAAAAGTAGTGAGAATAGACATGGATGGTGCTCTCAAT GTGAGGGTCACTGGTAGGCAGAGCTTGTGGAAAGTTTCTCCTGGAGATGCAGAGCGGCTTCCAGGATTTGAAGTTGGGGATTGGGTTCGCTCAAAACCAAGCCTTGGAACCAGACCAAGCTATGACTGGAATAGTGTTGGGAGAGAAAGTTTAGCTGTTGTGCATAGCGTACAGGATTCTGGATACTTGGAGTTGGCTTGCTGTTTTCGCAAAGGGAAGTGGATCACTCATTATACAGATGTTGAAAGGGTTCCTAGCTTTAAAGTTGGGCAGTATGTTAGGTTCCGAACTGGTTTGGTTGAACCAAGGTGGGGCTGGAGAGGAGCTCGGCCTGAATCTCAAGGGGTTATAACCAGTATTCATGCTGATGGAGAAGTCAGGGTCGCATTTTTTGGTCTTCCAGAACTGTGGAGAGGAGATCCTTCAGACCTTGAGATCGAACAAATATTTGAAGTGGGAGAGTGGGTGAGGTTGACAGAAAATGCAAATAATTGGAAATCAATTGGACCAGGTAGTGTTGGTGTGGTTCAAGGAATAGGGTATGAAGGAGATGAATTGGACAGAAGCATTTTTGTTGGATTTTGTGGGGAACAGGAAAAGTGGGTAGGACCTACTTCACATCTTGAAAGATTTGACAAACTCTTTGTTGGACAGAAGGTTAGAGTGAAACAATATGTGAAGCAACCAAGATTTGGATGGTCAGGGCATACCCATGCTAGTCTTGGGACCATACAGGCTATTGATGCTGATGGAAAGCTTCGAATATACACACCAGCAGGATCCAGAACATGGATGTTGGACCCATCAGAAGTGGAGGTGATAGAAGAGAAGGAGCTCTGTATTGGTGACTGGGTGAGGGTTAAAGCTTCGGTTTCAACCCCAACACACCATTGGGGTGAAGTGAGTCATTCAAGCATTGGAGTTGTGCATAGAATGGAAGATGAAGATCTTTGGGTGGCTTTCTGTTTCATGGAGAGGCTATGGCTTTGTAAGGCTTGGGAAATGGAACGGGTTAGGCCATTTAAAGTGGGTGACAAGGTAAGGATCAGAGATGGACTGGTGAACCCACGTTGGGGATGGGGAATGGAGACTCATGCTAGCAAGGGAGAGGTTGTAGGGGTAGATGCAAATGGAAAACTAAGAATAAAATTCCGGTGGAGGGAAGGGAGGCCATGGATAGGAGATCCTGCTGATCTTGCCCTTGATGAAGACTGA